DNA sequence from the Chitinispirillales bacterium ANBcel5 genome:
ATCAACAGTAAAATAAATTTCACGGAAAATACCCTTGAAGTACTTCAAACGGGATTTAACTTTGGCACCAATCCGGTAGAGCTTGAGGTAACGATCGTTGATTTCGAAAGACCTCAGGTAGATGGGTTTTTAAAGGGAAAATTAGATCTGTCTGATGTAAAGGATATGATGGAACTGCCACCCGGAGCCGCGCTTTCGGGGATAGTGAACGCGGACGTAAGTGTAAAAGGCGAAGCAGACCCCGAAGATCCTTCTAAACTGGATCTGAACGGACGGGTGGATTTGGAAAATCTCAGTATCAAATGGCCACCGCTCTTAAAACCTGCTGTTATAAATGGTGAGTTCACACTTACATCAACTGCCATTGGCGAAAAACTATCCGCTACTATAGGCAGATCTTCCTTTGACATGGAAGCAGAGATTACCGATTACCTCTCACTTGTTTTGCCGGACAGCGAAAAAGAGTTTAATCGGCCTAAAATAGTTTTCGCTTTAAATTCACCGCTATTGGATGTTGATGAACTACTGCCACCTCAGGAGGGTGAGCCGGAAGAAAGTGGCGAGGCGGGAGCACCGATGATCGCGCCGCTTCCGGGTATCGATATGTATGGCACCGTAAAGGCCGGAAAGATAATTTTTGATGGTCTGGAGATGGATGATCTTAACGTGGATGTCACGGTAGTAAATGATAAGGCAGATATAACCATGAGAACAGGATTCGCCGGTGGGAGAATCAGCAATGTTCTTAATGCTGACATCTCAAACGTTGAAAATATCAGTTTTAACAACAGGCTTAATGTCGATCAAATACAGATTAACGATCTTATGAGAGGTTTTGGCGATTTCATCGAGCCGACCACCGCGCTTAACCGTGAGCTTAAAAATATCCAGGAAGCGCTGTATGGAAGTATAACTGTTGCCGCCAATCTTTCAAGTAGTGGTGGGACACCTGAGCAACTTACCGATAATCTTAGTGGAAACGCAGAGGTTAAAGTAACTGATGGCCGGATTTCCAATGCACTGGTTCTGGAACGGATGTCGGGTGCACTGGAGAGATTTATCGAGATCGATGATGTTAACTTCAGACGTCTGTCAGCTTCACTGCGCCTGGATAAGGGTAATATGATTTTCGATGACCTTCAGATCTTATCCGATTATGGTGACTGGGCCGCAAGTGGAACTGTAGGTCTGGATACTGAACTGGATATGAAAGTGTCCAACAGATTAAGTGAACGGGCAAGTCGTAGTGTCTTGTCAGTTCAGAATACCGGAAGAGACGCACTGAAAAATCTGCTCTCCGGAACCGCGCTGTCCTCCGCGACAAATATTCTCGATGATGTGGGAATACCGTCAGATGCTCAGGGCAGGGTTACCGTAAAGATGGATCTTGGGGGTAATCTTTCCGATCCTAAGGTCGCGTTTGCGGGGTTTGGTGAAGGAAGTGCTCCGGCTCAGCAACAGCAACCCAGGCCATCGGTAAGAGAACGTGCTACAGAGCAGATACAGCAAACCGTCGATCAAAAAAGAGAGCAGCTTGAAGAGCGTTTGGAACGGGAGAAACGCCGTGCGGAAGAACAGGTACGGCAAAAAGCCCGCGAACAACGCGAAGCGGTAGAAGAGCAGAAGCAAGTCATTGAGGAAAAAAGAAGAGATGTAGAAGAGGATAT
Encoded proteins:
- a CDS encoding AsmA family protein, which gives rise to MKKPLKFALISGSSLIILFVAGLVTLFVMFPPEKIKDMAVVGLEEALGREISVESVSFSIFPAIGVSLSGVEVADTERETFTSQRPFIRFERFLISISVRSIFKGYPEITSVILDAPQIVIEVDEEGAFNFDDLKVLAEADTTGEVVEAEEPVMLPVPITLRRLSINRGELQYLDSKDDINVTIASLDQNVTLSIDNELRNIVSTGTLLLDDISVKTAEIPTPLSDLNFTFKHNLTLNLVEGTVDIEEIRLSLQKLYFTMSGTISDIEGDPELDLAINSEPFDIKDILAEIPVEILPDKAKLTASGTAQLNVAIKGVLKEEQPLPLKGNLTFNDGLIRYVDLPQSISNINSKINFTENTLEVLQTGFNFGTNPVELEVTIVDFERPQVDGFLKGKLDLSDVKDMMELPPGAALSGIVNADVSVKGEADPEDPSKLDLNGRVDLENLSIKWPPLLKPAVINGEFTLTSTAIGEKLSATIGRSSFDMEAEITDYLSLVLPDSEKEFNRPKIVFALNSPLLDVDELLPPQEGEPEESGEAGAPMIAPLPGIDMYGTVKAGKIIFDGLEMDDLNVDVTVVNDKADITMRTGFAGGRISNVLNADISNVENISFNNRLNVDQIQINDLMRGFGDFIEPTTALNRELKNIQEALYGSITVAANLSSSGGTPEQLTDNLSGNAEVKVTDGRISNALVLERMSGALERFIEIDDVNFRRLSASLRLDKGNMIFDDLQILSDYGDWAASGTVGLDTELDMKVSNRLSERASRSVLSVQNTGRDALKNLLSGTALSSATNILDDVGIPSDAQGRVTVKMDLGGNLSDPKVAFAGFGEGSAPAQQQQPRPSVRERATEQIQQTVDQKREQLEERLEREKRRAEEQVRQKAREQREAVEEQKQVIEEKRRDVEEDIRERGAEKLRRLF